Part of the Ascaphus truei isolate aAscTru1 unplaced genomic scaffold, aAscTru1.hap1 HAP1_SCAFFOLD_2317, whole genome shotgun sequence genome, AAGGGACGAAAACCAAACcgtgtattaaaaataaaaaataaaaccgcGTCGTTAATACCTTTTCCCTGCGGAAACCCAGGAAGAGACCCCCGTGGTTTTTCCATCAGATCTTGTATATTGCTCGCTCAGTCCCTGTGCTAATGTGCACAGTTGTAGGCCTGTTCTGTACAGTACTGCTATATAATGACACACGAGGTAGGCCATCCACTGATGTTAACCACATTGATGTCACTTAATCAGTTCTGTCGTTTTAGATAATAGTCactggttattttttttttgaacTTGTTATGATTCAGCTCTTAATGCCATTATTAATGAGTGTTAAAGCATTTGTTTGATTTTCTGCAGCCATGTTTTAGCTCCCCACCTCCCCGTCAGTGCAAGAGCTTTGCAATACTttgctgtttgtgatactttgttgccaatgtcccccccccacccccgcagttTGAGCCGCAAGCTGCAACAATAGGCAACGTGACCTTCGTGATATCAGGACACACTGTAGCTGCAGAGTTACGCTGATTGAAGGATTGATGGaaacggaaaggcggccatttcgttaggcacacaatcaggatggtGACAGATCTATAGCGGGAACACCAAGCGATTGCCAGTTTTGGGAAGCTTGTAGAATTGCACATTGTCACAGGCCTTACGTATACAaatcagatttatttttattttaaaagggggaatgtagtattgctgctttaagcgaCAAATCGCAGTGTTTCCGGGGTAGCTGGTTAATGTGTGAAACCTGTAATATAATCAGAGACACTCAGATAACTAGAAAGTTTCAGGTCAAAGTTTGAGTTCAAAATCCGATGCTCCGGGTGAAACGCGCGTccggagacgagaacgccgcgGGCTGACCACCTCATCGATAACGCGCTGACCCAGCGTCTCCCgctcctgtgtgtgagtgtgtgtgtaggtataggtgtgagtgtgtgtgtaggtataggtgtgtgtgtgtgtgtgtgtaggtataggtgtgagcgtgtgtaggtataggtgtgagtgtgtgtgtaggtataggtgtgtgagtgtgtgtaggtataggtgtgagtgtgtgtgtaggtataggtgtgtgagtgtgtgtaggtataggtgtgtgtgtgtgtgtgtgtaggtataggtgtgtgtgtgtaggtataggtgtgtgtgtagatatatgtgtgtgtgtgtgggtgggtataggtgtgagtgtgcgtaggtataggtgtgtgtgtaggtataggtgtgtgtgtaggtataggTGTTtgtcggcgtgtgtgtgtgtgtgtgtcggcgtGTGTGTGTcggcgtgcgtgtgtgtgggggacaagGGGATAGACTCCCATCATGCCTCACTCCCGTGCTTTGGAGACTCGGTGGGGAACCGCTCCCTGCACTGCAGGGGTTACAGGCTCTCTGCCCAACTCCCCCGGCGGGGGCCCCTTACATGTACGCAGTGCTCTGCAggatcccccccaccccagcctgCCACGCTTCCCTGCCGGCCCCTCACGTGGCTATGCAggatcccccccaccccagcctaCCACGCTTCCCTGCCGGCCCCTCACGTGTCTCTGCAGGATCCCCCCCAGCCTGCCACGTTTCCCTGCCGGACCCTCACGTGGCTCTGCAGGATCCCCCCAGCCTGCCACGCTTCCCTGCTGGACCCTCACGTGGCTCTGCAGGATCCCCCCCCAGCCTGCCACGCTTCCTTGCCGGACCCTCACGTGGCTCTGCAGGATCCCCCCCAGCCTGCCACGtttccctgctgccccctcacgtGGCTCTGCAGGATCCCCCCCAGCCTGCCACGCTTCCCTGCTGGACCCTCACGTGGCTCTGCAGGATCCCCCCAGCCTGCCACGCTTCCTTGCCGGACCCTCACGTGGCTCtgcaggatcccccccccccagcctgccaCGTTTCCCTGCCTGACCCTTACGTGGAACTGCAGGGGTTACGGGCTCTCTGCCCATCTCCCCAGATGGGGGCCCCTTACATGTACGCAGTGCTCTGCAggatcccccccaccctgccacgcTTCCCTGCCGGACCCTCACGTTGCTCTGCAGGATCCCCCCCCAGCCTGCCACGCTTCCCTGCCGGACCCTCACGTTGCTCTGcaggatccccctccccagcctGCCACACTTCCCTGCCGGCTCCTCACGTGGCCCTgcaggatccccctcccccagccttcCACGTTTCCCTGCCGGACCCTCACGTGGCACTGCAGGATCCCCCCCAGCCTGCCACGTTTCCCTGCCTGCCCCTCACGTGGCTCTGCAGGATCCCCCCCAGCCTGCCACGTTTTCCTGCCGGACCCTCACGTGGCTTTGCAggatcccccccccagcctgccaCGCTTTCTTGCCGGACCCTCACGTGGCTCTGCAGGATCCCCCCTAGCCTGCCACGTTTCCCTGCGGCCCCCTCACGTGGCTCTGCAggatcccccccaccctgccacgcTTCCCTGCTGGACCCTCACGTGTCTCTGCaggatccccccccccagcctgccaCGCTTCCCTGCCGGACCCTCACGTTACTCTGCAGGATCCCCCTCCCCAGTCTGCCACGTTTCTCTGCCGGCCCCTCACGTGGCTCTGCAGGATCCCCCCCAGCCTGCCACGTTTCCCTGCCTGCCCCTCACGTGGCTCTGCAGGATCCCCCCCAGCCTGCCACGTTTCCCTGCCTGCCCCTCACGTGGCACTGCAGGATCCCCCCCAGCCTTCCACGTTTCCCTGTCTGCCCCTCACGTGGCTCTGCaggatccccccccccagcctgccaCGTTTCCCTGCCGGACCCTCACGTGGCTCTGCCCTCCGGGTGGCTCTTGAGTTTGTGGAACTTGACGCTGTCGCTCTTCTCGAACAGTTTCCCGCACGTCTCGCAGGAGAAGCTGAACCCCACGTCCGACGTGTGCTTCTTCATGTGCCAGTTCAGGGACGCACGCTGCTTACACTGGTACCCGCACACCTCACACCtccggggggcgagagagagcaaGTCACGcactgctacaccgtgacatgtacacgcagcggcagtgccagcctcccccctcacacacactactacaccgtgacatgtatacacagcgcagtgccagcctcccccctcacacacactattacacaccgtgacatgtacacacagcgcagtgcctgcctcccccctcacacactaatacaccgtgacatgtacacgcagcggcagtgccagcctcccccctcacacactaatacaccgtgacatgtatacacagcgcagtgccagcctctcccctcacacacactgctacaccgtgacatgtatacacagcgcagtgccagcctctcccctcacacacactgctacaccgtgacatgtatacacagcgcagtgccagcctctcccctcacacacactgctacaccatgtatacacagcgcaggtacagcgcgggcagcggcagtgccagcctccccctcacacacactactacaccatgtatacacagcgcaggtacagcgcgggcagcggccgTGCCAGcctacccctcacacacactactacaccatgccatgtatacacagcacaggtacagcgcgggcagcggcagtgccagcctccccctcacacacactactacaccatgccatgtatacacagcacaggtacagcgcgggcagcggcagtgccagcctcccctcacacacactactacaccatgccatgtatacacagcacaggtacagcgcgggcagcggcagtgccagcctccccctcacacactactacaccatgccatgtatacacagcacaggtacagtgcgggcagcggcagtgccagcctccccctcacacacactactacaccgtgacatgtatacacagcggcagtgccagcctcccccttcacacacactactacaccgtgacatgtatacacagcggcagtgccagcctcccccctcacacacactgctacaccgtgacatgtacacgcagcggcagtgccagcctcccccctcacacactaatacaccgtgacatgtatacacagcgcagtgccagcctctcccctcacacacactgctacaccgtgacatgtatacacagcgcagtgccagcctctcccctcacacacactgctacaccatgtatacacagcgcaggtacagcgcgggcagcggcagtgccagcctccccctcacacacactactacaccatgtatacacagcgcaggtacagcgcgggcagcggccgTGCCAGcctacccctcacacacactactacaccatgccatgtatacacagcacaggtacagcgcgggcagcggcagtgccagcctccccctcacacacactactacaccatgccatgtatacacagcacaggtacagcgcgggcagcggcagtgccagcctcccctcacacacactactacaccatgccatgtatacacagcacaggtacagcgcgggcagcggcagtgccagcctccccctcacacactactacaccatgccatgtatacacagcacaggtacagtgcgggcagcggcagtgccagcctccccctcacacacactactacaccgtgacatgtatacacagcggcagtgccagcctcccccttcacacacactactacaccgtgacatgtatacacagcggcagtgccagcctcccccctcacacacactgctacaccgtgacatgtacacgcagcggcagtgccagcctcccccctcacacacactgctacaccgtgacatgtatacgcagcggcagtgccagcctcccccctcacacacactgctacaccgtgacatgtacacGCAGcgccagtgccagcctcccctcacacactactacacagtgacatgtatacacagcggcagtgccagcctcccccctcacacacactgctacaccgtgacatgtacacgcagcggcagtgccagcctcccccctcacacacacttctacaccgtgacatgtacacgcagcgcagtgccagcctcccccctcacacacactactacaccgtgacatgtatacacagcggcagtgccagcctcccccctcacacacactgcgacaccgtgacatgtatacacagcggcagtgccagcctccccactcacacacactactacaccgtgacatgtacacgcagcggcagtgccagcctcccctcacacacactactacaccgtgacatgtatacacagcggcagtgccagcctccccactcacacacactactacaccgtgacatgtacacgcagcgcagtgccagcctcccccctcacacacactactacaccgtgacatgtatacacagcggcagtgccagcctcccccctcacacacactgcgacaccgtgacatgtatacacagcggcagtgccagcctccccactcacacacactactacaccgtgacatgtacacgaagcggcagtgccagcctcccccctcacacacactgcgacaccgtgacatgtacacacagcggcagtgccaacctccaccctcacacacactgctacaccgtgacatgtacacacagcggcagtgccagcctcccccctcacacacactactacaccgtgacatgtacacgcagcggcagtgccagcctccccccacacacactgctacaccgtgacatgtatacacagcggcagtgccagcctcccccctcacacacactcctacaccgtgacatgtatacacagcggcagtgccagcctccccctcacacacactgctacaccgtgacatgtatacacagcggcagtgccagcctcccccatcacacacactgctacaccgtgacatgtatacacagcggcagtgccagcctcccccctcacacacactactacaccgtgacatgtatacacagcagcagtgccagcctcccctcacacaccatgacatgtatacacagcggcagtgccagcctcccccctcacacactactacaccgtgacatgtatacacagcggcagtgccagcctctcccctcacacacactactacaccgtgacatgtatacacagcggcagtgccagcctccccctcacacacactactacaccgtgacatgtatacacagcggcagtgccagcctcccccctcacacacactgcgacaccgtgacatgtacacgcagcggcagtgccagtctcccccctcacacacactactacaccgtgacatatatacacagcggcagtaccagcctcccccctcacacactgctacaccgtgacatgtatacacagcggcagtgccagcctctcccctcacacactgctacaccgtgacatgtatacacagcggcagtaccagcctcccccttcacacacactactacaccgtgacatgtatgcacagcagcagtgccagcctcccccctcacacacactactacaccgtgacatgtacacacagcggcagtgacagcctctcccccctcacacacactgctacaccgtgacatgtacacgcagcggcagtgccagcctctcccctcacacacactactacaccgtgacatgtatacacagcggcagtgacagcctctcccccctcacacacactaatacaccgtGACTTGTAtacgcagcggcagtgccagcctcccccctcacacacactactacaccgtgacatgtatacacagcggcagtgccaacctcccccctcacacacactcctacaccgtgacatgtatacacagcggcagtgccagcctccccgctcacacacactgctacaccgtgacatgtatacacagcggcagtgccagcctccccctcacacacactaatacaccgtgacatgtatacgcagcggcagtgccagcctctccccccttcacacacactacgacaccgtgacatgtatacacagcggcagtgccagcctcccccctcacacacactaatacaccgtgacatgtatacacagcggcagtgccaacctcccccctcacacacactgctacaccgtgacatgtatacacagcggcagtgccagcctcccccttcacacacactgctacaccgtgacatgtatacacagcggcagtgccagcctcccccttcacacacactgctacaccgtgacatgtatacacagcggcagtgccagcctcccccctcacacacactgctacaccgtgacatgtatacacagcggcagtgccagcctccccctcacacacactaatacaccgtgacatgtatacgcagcggcagtgccagcctcccccctcacacacactgctacaccgtgacatgtatacacagcgcgggcagcggcagtgccagcctctcccctcacacacactgctacaccgtgacatgtatacacagcggcagtgccagcctcccccttcacacacactgctacaccgtgacatgtatacacagcggcagtgccagcctctcccccctcacacacactactacaccgtgacTTGTATACGCAGCGGcaatgccagcctcccccttcacacacactgctacaccgtgacatgtatacacagcggcagtgccagcctcccccctcacacacactgctacaccgtgacatgtatacacagcggcagtgccagcctcccccttcacacacactgctacaccgtgacatgtatacacagcggcagtgccagcctctcccccctcacacacactactacaccgtgacttgtatacacagcggcaatgccagcctcccccttcacacacactatacaccgtgacatgtatacacagcggcagtgccagcctctccctcacacacactgctacaccgtgacatgtatacacagcggcagtgccagcctcccccctcacacacaccgctacaccgtgacatgtatacacagcggcagtgccagcctcccccctcacacacactactacaccgtgacatgtatacacagcggcagtgccagcctctcccccattcacacacaccgctacaccgtgacatgtacacgcagcggcagtgccagcctccccctcacacacactactacaccgtgacatgtacacacagcggcagtgccagcctcccccctcacacacactaatacaccgtgacatgtacacacagcggcagtgccagcctcccccctcacacacactgctacaccgtgacatgtatacacagcagcagtgccagcctctccccccttcacacacactgcgacaccgtgacatgtatacacagcggcagtgccagcctctccctcacacacactgctacaccgtgacatgtacacgcagcgcagtgccagcctccctcctcacacacacttctacaccgtgacatgtatacacagcggcagtgccagcctctccccccttcacacacactgcgacaccgtgacatgtatacacagcggcagtgccagcctctccctcacacacactgctacaccgtgacatgtacacgcagcggcagtgccagcctccccctcacacacactgctacaccgtgacatgtacacaCAGCGAAGTGCCAAcctccaccctcacacacactactacaccgtgacatgtatacacagcggcagtgccagcctctccccccttcacacacactgcgacaccgtgacatgtatacacagcggcagtgccagcctctccctcacacacactgctacaccgtgacatgtatacgcagcggcagtgccagcctcccccttcacacacactactacaccgtgacatgtatacacagcggcagtgccagcctcccccttcacacacactgctacaccgtgacatgtatacacagcggcagtgccagcctcccccttcacacacactgctacaccgtgacatgtatacacagcggcagtgccagcctcccccctcacacacactgctacaccgtgacatgtatacacagcggcagtgccagcctctcctccctcacacacactgctacaccgtgacatgtatacacagcggcagtgccagcctcccccctcacacactaatacaccgtgacatgtacacacagcggcagtgccaacctccaccctcacacacactactacaccgtgacatgtacacacagcggcagtgccagcctccaccctcacacacactgctacaccgtgacatgtacacacagcggcagtgccaacctccaccctcacacacactactacaccgtgacatgtacacgcagcggcagtgccagcctcccccctcacacacactaatacaccgtgacatgtacacacagcggcagtgccagcctcccccttcacacacactgctacaccgtgacatgtatacgcagcggcagtgccagcctcccccctcacacacactgctacaccgtgacatgtatacacagcggcagtgccagcctctcccctcacacacactgctacaccgtgacatgtatacacagcggcagtgccagcctcccccctcacacacactattacacaccgtgacatgtacacacaggggcagtgccagcctcccccctcacacacactactacaccgtgacatgtatacacagcggcagtgacagcctctcccccctcacacacactactacaccgtgacatgtacacacagcggcagtgccagcctccccctcacacacactgctacaccgtgacatgtatacgcagcggcagtgccagcctctcccctcacacacactactacaccgtgacatgtacacacagcggcagtgccagcctcccccctcacacacactactacaccgtgacatgtatacgcagcggcagtgccagcctctcccctcacacacactactacaccgtgacatgtatacacagcgcagtgccagcctctcccctcacacacactactacaccgtgacatgtacacgcagcggcagtgccagcctccaccctcacacacactactacaccgtgacatgtacacgcagcggcagtgccagcctctcccctcacacactgctacaccgtgacatgtatacacagcgcgggcagcggcagtgccagcctctcccctcacacacactactacaccgtgacatgtacacgcagcggcagtgccagcctccaccctcacacacactactacaccgtgacatgtacacgcagcggcagtgccagcctcccccctcacacacacttctacaccgtgacatgtatacacagcggcagtgccagcctctcccctcacacacacttctacaccgtgacatgtatacacagcggcagtgccaacctccaccctcacacacactactacaccgtgacatgtacacacagcggcagtgccagcctcccccctcacacacactgctacaccgtgacatgtacacgcagcggcagtgccagcctccaccctcacacacac contains:
- the LOC142477772 gene encoding zinc finger protein 653-like, whose amino-acid sequence is MLIHTDVREFICETCGKSFKRKNHLEVHRRTHTGETPLQCEVCGYQCKQRASLNWHMKKHTSDVGFSFSCETCGKLFEKSDSVKFHKLKSHPEGRAT